The following proteins are co-located in the Acanthochromis polyacanthus isolate Apoly-LR-REF ecotype Palm Island chromosome 7, KAUST_Apoly_ChrSc, whole genome shotgun sequence genome:
- the ccn1l2 gene encoding cellular communication network factor 1, like 2 isoform X1 translates to MLSPVTLQQIVSTLVVLCSVEVIVKGECPAECSCSPSPPLCLPGVSWVTDHCGCCKVCARQFNEDCSPTEPCDHIKGLHCHLGAGGDPERGLCRAEAHGLPCAFNGRVYQHGEDFQPICQHQCTCMNGVVGCMPLCPHQVPLPNWRCSRPRLALPEGACCEVWVCDDDNHISEEAEESMHTSLPDSRPHPNHISALLKTQQQPRHPAAIGEATFRETPSFPVFDVLLEPHCFQQTTEWSQCSATCGMGVSSRVTNNNPDCRLVTETRLCLIGHCELQLPVTSKGRKCQRTVRPQQPVRITFAGCSTAQCYRPRTCGSCTDGRCCFPSLSRTVRLRFHCPDSDTFYNVMWIQRCSCTAGCRTDSGSSSPSANLYNDIHTFRD, encoded by the exons ATGCTCAGCCCTGTGACTTTGCAGCAGATCGTTTCCACCCTGGTTGTGCTGTGCAGCGTTGAAGTCATA GTAAAAGGTGAGTGTCCGGCTGAGTGCTCCTGCTCCCCCTCACCCCCGCTGTGTCTGCCAGGCGTCAGCTGGGTAACTGACCACTGTGGCTGCTGTAAAGTTTGTGCTCGGCAGTTCAATGAAGACTGCAGCCCTACTGAACCCTGCGATCACATTAAGGGGCTGCACTGCCACCTGGGGGCCGGAGGAGACCCTGAGAGAGGACTGTGTCGAG CTGAGGCCCACGGTTTGCCCTGTGCCTTCAATGGACGGGTGTACCAGCACGGAGAGGACTTCCAGCCAATCTGCCAACACCAGTGCACCTGCATGAACGGCGTGGTGGGCTGCATGCCCCTCTGCCCTCACCAAGTGCCCCTGCCCAACTGGCGCTGCTCACGGCCCCGGCTAGCCTTGCCTGAAGGTGCCTGCTGCGAGGTGTGGGTGTGTGACGACGACAACCACATCAGTGAGGAGGCCGAGGAGTCGATGCACACGTCCCTACCAGACAGCCGACCTCATCCCAACCACATCAGTGCCCTGCTGAAGACGCAGCAACAACCTCGACACCCAGCTGCCATCGGAGAGGCCACATTCAGAG AGACGCCGTCCTTCCCCGTGTTTGATGTTTTACTCGAGCCTCACTGTTTCCAACAAACAACTGAGTGGAGCCAGTGCTCTGCCACATGTGGGATGGGAGTTTCAAGTCGTGTGACCAACAACAACCCAGACTGCCGGCTGGTCACAGAAACTAGACTGTGCCTGATTGGCCACTGTGAGCTGCAGCTTCCTGTAACTAGCAAG GGGAGGAAGTGTCAGCGAACAGTCCGCCCACAGCAGCCTGTCAGGATCACCTTTGCTGGATGCTCCACAGCTCAGTGCTATCGTCCTCGTACCTGTGGATCTTGTACTGATGGTCGCTGCTGCTTCCCTTCTCTGTCCCGCACCGTACGCCTCCGCTTCCACTGCCCTGACAGCGACACCTTCTACAACGTCATGTGGAT
- the ccn1l2 gene encoding cellular communication network factor 1, like 2 isoform X2: MLSPVTLQQIVSTLVVLCSVEVIVKGECPAECSCSPSPPLCLPGVSWVTDHCGCCKVCARQFNEDCSPTEPCDHIKGLHCHLGAGGDPERGLCRAEAHGLPCAFNGRVYQHGEDFQPICQHQCTCMNGVVGCMPLCPHQVPLPNWRCSRPRLALPEGACCEVWVCDDDNHISEEAEESMHTSLPDSRPHPNHISALLKTQQQPRHPAAIGEATFRETPSFPVFDVLLEPHCFQQTTEWSQCSATCGMGVSSRVTNNNPDCRLVTETRLCLIGHCELQLPVTSKCQRTVRPQQPVRITFAGCSTAQCYRPRTCGSCTDGRCCFPSLSRTVRLRFHCPDSDTFYNVMWIQRCSCTAGCRTDSGSSSPSANLYNDIHTFRD; the protein is encoded by the exons ATGCTCAGCCCTGTGACTTTGCAGCAGATCGTTTCCACCCTGGTTGTGCTGTGCAGCGTTGAAGTCATA GTAAAAGGTGAGTGTCCGGCTGAGTGCTCCTGCTCCCCCTCACCCCCGCTGTGTCTGCCAGGCGTCAGCTGGGTAACTGACCACTGTGGCTGCTGTAAAGTTTGTGCTCGGCAGTTCAATGAAGACTGCAGCCCTACTGAACCCTGCGATCACATTAAGGGGCTGCACTGCCACCTGGGGGCCGGAGGAGACCCTGAGAGAGGACTGTGTCGAG CTGAGGCCCACGGTTTGCCCTGTGCCTTCAATGGACGGGTGTACCAGCACGGAGAGGACTTCCAGCCAATCTGCCAACACCAGTGCACCTGCATGAACGGCGTGGTGGGCTGCATGCCCCTCTGCCCTCACCAAGTGCCCCTGCCCAACTGGCGCTGCTCACGGCCCCGGCTAGCCTTGCCTGAAGGTGCCTGCTGCGAGGTGTGGGTGTGTGACGACGACAACCACATCAGTGAGGAGGCCGAGGAGTCGATGCACACGTCCCTACCAGACAGCCGACCTCATCCCAACCACATCAGTGCCCTGCTGAAGACGCAGCAACAACCTCGACACCCAGCTGCCATCGGAGAGGCCACATTCAGAG AGACGCCGTCCTTCCCCGTGTTTGATGTTTTACTCGAGCCTCACTGTTTCCAACAAACAACTGAGTGGAGCCAGTGCTCTGCCACATGTGGGATGGGAGTTTCAAGTCGTGTGACCAACAACAACCCAGACTGCCGGCTGGTCACAGAAACTAGACTGTGCCTGATTGGCCACTGTGAGCTGCAGCTTCCTGTAACTAGCAAG TGTCAGCGAACAGTCCGCCCACAGCAGCCTGTCAGGATCACCTTTGCTGGATGCTCCACAGCTCAGTGCTATCGTCCTCGTACCTGTGGATCTTGTACTGATGGTCGCTGCTGCTTCCCTTCTCTGTCCCGCACCGTACGCCTCCGCTTCCACTGCCCTGACAGCGACACCTTCTACAACGTCATGTGGAT